In one Sphingomonas sp. AP4-R1 genomic region, the following are encoded:
- a CDS encoding FAD-binding oxidoreductase has product MRQVDIIVIGGGIAGLSAAMRFARRAKTVVIEREGALGYHSSGRSATFSHFGIGDAAVRGMTAASRPFFETPPEGFVEGALSIARPAMFIATQEIIGELRALETEMTRFTDTIHRVGPQEMLGIVPVLRTGEGGIVEGLLDTGGRKLDSDLLLQGCAKQVRAAGGEVVTDAGSLSVTRSGERWIVETQGTAYSAAILVDAAGAWADEIAIGAGVRPLGLQPLRRTIIGFDPPAGLDVSEWPFTKTAGDEGFYMLPDAGRLLASPMDVTPTEPTDAQPEDYDVAVAAWRVEEATTLEVGRVKTKWAGLRTFTADKVPTAGFAPDAPGFFWLAGQGGYGLQTAPAMALAAEALLFGDAWPEELAAYGVRPEQVMPDRLFG; this is encoded by the coding sequence ATGCGACAGGTCGATATCATCGTGATCGGGGGCGGGATTGCTGGCCTGTCCGCGGCCATGCGCTTCGCCCGCCGGGCCAAGACGGTCGTGATCGAACGGGAAGGCGCGCTTGGCTATCATTCGTCGGGCCGCAGCGCGACCTTCTCCCATTTCGGCATCGGCGATGCGGCGGTGCGCGGCATGACGGCCGCCAGCCGGCCCTTCTTCGAGACGCCGCCGGAGGGCTTCGTGGAGGGCGCTCTCTCGATCGCGCGGCCGGCCATGTTCATCGCCACCCAGGAGATCATCGGCGAACTGCGCGCGCTGGAAACGGAGATGACGCGCTTCACCGACACGATCCACCGCGTCGGCCCGCAGGAGATGCTGGGCATCGTGCCGGTGCTGAGGACGGGCGAGGGCGGCATCGTCGAGGGGCTGCTGGATACGGGCGGTCGCAAGCTGGACAGCGATCTGCTGCTGCAGGGCTGTGCGAAGCAGGTGCGCGCGGCGGGCGGCGAGGTCGTCACCGATGCGGGCTCGCTCTCCGTCACGCGATCGGGCGAGCGCTGGATCGTCGAGACGCAGGGCACGGCTTATTCGGCCGCGATCCTGGTGGATGCGGCCGGCGCCTGGGCGGACGAAATCGCGATCGGCGCGGGCGTACGGCCGCTGGGGTTGCAGCCGTTGCGGCGGACGATCATCGGCTTCGATCCGCCCGCCGGGCTCGACGTGTCCGAATGGCCGTTCACGAAGACGGCGGGGGACGAGGGCTTTTACATGCTGCCCGATGCCGGCCGCCTGCTCGCCTCGCCGATGGACGTGACGCCGACCGAGCCGACCGACGCCCAGCCCGAGGATTATGACGTCGCCGTCGCCGCCTGGCGCGTGGAGGAGGCGACCACGCTGGAAGTGGGCCGCGTGAAGACCAAATGGGCCGGCCTGCGGACGTTCACGGCGGACAAGGTGCCGACCGCCGGCTTCGCGCCGGACGCGCCCGGCTTCTTCTGGCTGGCCGGACAGGGCGGCTATGGTCTGCAGACCGCCCCCGCAATGGCGCTCGCGGCCGAGGCCCTGCTGTTCGGCGATGCGTGGCCGGAGGAGTTGGCGGCCTATGGCGTGCGACCGGAGCAGGTGATGCCGGATCGCTTGTTTGGGTAA
- a CDS encoding CapA family protein — MLHPAPAASRPHRRLLGRAALSGVLALALAGQAIAADYVMPAPPPADVPNGFTVLAAGDTICHFPISGYVKQRTPRLIEIIKSADVAIANFEDNAIDFKTYKGHPQAEAGGSWLVTTPGVPQDLADMGFDMVGRANNHSTDWGVEGMEMTDNFLDKAGIIHAGTGETLGAARAARYLEAKTVGRVGLVSFASSFETMSPALNALGEVPGRPGMSALHTKKVSLVSAERLKQLGDIAKASGERTPLDATPGDVTLAGATYRAADVGDKVSTTYEMNPTDVRQITYAVRQGKLGGAFQAVYMHAHEGGETARQPADFLPKIAHQAIDAGADAFFASGPHQVRGIEIYKGKPIFYSLGNFCHMDDPQFPQPQQLYDQLGREPEAAPLGDMMHYWVETMFGRQELLESVVATSKFENGVVSEIRLYPIWLGKGGRDQLRGMPLLATPEQGKTVLERIAKLSEPFGTKVTIENNVGVIRIAQPK, encoded by the coding sequence ATGTTGCATCCGGCGCCCGCCGCCTCCCGCCCTCACCGTCGCCTGCTGGGTCGCGCCGCGCTCAGCGGCGTGCTGGCGCTCGCTCTCGCCGGGCAGGCCATCGCCGCCGATTATGTGATGCCCGCTCCGCCGCCGGCCGACGTACCGAACGGCTTCACCGTGCTGGCCGCCGGCGACACGATCTGCCACTTCCCGATCTCGGGATATGTGAAGCAGCGCACGCCCAGGCTGATCGAGATCATCAAGAGCGCCGACGTCGCGATCGCGAATTTCGAGGACAATGCGATCGACTTCAAAACCTACAAGGGACACCCGCAGGCCGAGGCCGGCGGCAGCTGGCTGGTGACCACGCCGGGCGTGCCGCAGGATCTGGCCGACATGGGCTTCGACATGGTCGGCCGTGCCAACAACCACAGCACCGACTGGGGCGTGGAAGGCATGGAGATGACGGACAATTTCCTCGACAAGGCGGGGATCATCCACGCCGGCACCGGCGAGACCTTGGGCGCTGCCCGCGCCGCGCGCTATCTGGAAGCCAAGACGGTCGGCCGCGTCGGCCTGGTCTCCTTCGCCTCCAGCTTCGAGACGATGTCGCCTGCGCTCAATGCGCTGGGCGAAGTGCCCGGCCGCCCCGGCATGAGCGCGCTCCACACCAAGAAGGTCAGCCTCGTCTCGGCCGAACGGCTGAAGCAGCTGGGCGATATCGCCAAGGCTTCGGGCGAGCGCACGCCGCTCGACGCCACCCCCGGCGATGTGACGCTGGCCGGCGCCACCTATCGCGCCGCTGACGTGGGCGACAAGGTGAGCACCACCTATGAGATGAACCCCACCGACGTGCGCCAGATCACCTATGCGGTGCGGCAGGGCAAGCTCGGCGGCGCGTTCCAGGCCGTCTATATGCATGCGCATGAAGGTGGCGAAACCGCGCGTCAGCCCGCCGACTTCCTTCCCAAGATCGCGCATCAGGCGATCGATGCGGGCGCGGACGCCTTCTTCGCCAGTGGCCCGCATCAGGTGCGCGGGATCGAGATCTACAAGGGCAAGCCGATCTTCTATTCGCTCGGCAATTTCTGCCACATGGACGATCCGCAATTCCCGCAGCCGCAGCAGCTTTACGATCAGCTCGGCCGCGAGCCCGAGGCGGCGCCGCTGGGCGACATGATGCACTATTGGGTGGAGACCATGTTCGGCCGGCAGGAACTGCTGGAAAGCGTCGTCGCGACCAGCAAATTCGAAAATGGGGTCGTCAGCGAGATCCGGCTCTATCCGATCTGGCTGGGCAAGGGCGGTCGCGATCAGCTGCGCGGCATGCCGCTGCTCGCCACGCCCGAACAGGGCAAGACCGTGCTGGAGCGCATCGCCAAGCTCTCCGAACCATTCGGCACCAAGGTGACGATCGAGAACAATGTCGGCGTGATCCGGATCGCGCAGCCGAAGTAA
- a CDS encoding BatD family protein translates to MVRGGGLALALLAAPALAQTPSAPATPPVALHGPAVPKDVAAGRFVFPDKPVWAGQVFDLKLLWRVDWDQYRALEGDPVWKPDPLVADAWTRDPPGAPAPESGKTIATLTLSTRAMALQPGKITLKAPRQEMQVVNGGYETDGVKIVTIGDGVATGAAATLAVRPLPTAPAGFTGAVGRFTLSSSLDGKSGEVGKPLVWSVTLSGTGNWAGFGGVPARSLDRDFDMVGQPDQKEETGGSLFERKVTERIRIVPKKPGHYSLGPVEMSVFDPEAGRYLTITAPAIALDVAPGAAGSTPPAYEAEPDPTPVGEALPPPLPGIGHAWVPLSTTAWRTALTLPVALLALLWLGLAIARARAADPERIARRAHARLVRTLSALAGETDEARRRALVRAWQRDAAVRLKLGLAAPAASAFDAAAWADLWDEAESHLYGRAVPLPQDWQARAQVALVTQGTPPRFDPRTIFAARNLYPVAALFVALILTAPAPLPAVTSATPAARIAAAPTDWIARYDLALDQAQAKHWGLAAAHAGIAWVQHPRSPEAALLWTRSAREAGFGGRPVGGLPLPEQGRGPFSGLLSPAGWQALTLSLLALATLGAAVLLLRRFGHVPRATRLPAQIALGVGLIGAFVGAVGVDGYGPAAAADAAIVWRQVPLRDLPVDTPDDEAPIVLAPGTAGHLGRNFLGWVELRLPDGRSGWLRRSELLPLWRAH, encoded by the coding sequence ATGGTGAGGGGCGGCGGTCTGGCTCTGGCGCTGCTCGCCGCGCCGGCGCTCGCGCAGACGCCGTCTGCGCCCGCCACCCCGCCCGTGGCGCTGCATGGTCCGGCTGTGCCGAAGGATGTGGCGGCGGGCCGCTTCGTCTTTCCCGACAAGCCGGTCTGGGCCGGGCAGGTGTTCGATCTGAAGCTGCTCTGGCGGGTCGACTGGGATCAGTATCGCGCGCTGGAAGGCGATCCGGTGTGGAAGCCCGATCCGCTCGTGGCCGATGCGTGGACGCGCGATCCGCCCGGCGCGCCCGCGCCCGAGAGCGGCAAGACCATCGCCACGCTCACCCTCTCCACGCGCGCGATGGCGCTCCAGCCCGGCAAGATCACGCTGAAGGCGCCGCGTCAGGAGATGCAGGTCGTCAATGGCGGCTATGAGACGGACGGCGTGAAGATCGTCACGATCGGCGATGGCGTGGCGACGGGCGCAGCGGCGACGCTCGCCGTGCGGCCGCTGCCGACGGCCCCGGCGGGTTTCACCGGCGCGGTTGGCCGCTTCACGCTCTCCTCCTCGCTGGACGGCAAAAGCGGAGAGGTGGGCAAGCCGCTCGTCTGGAGCGTCACCTTGTCCGGCACCGGCAATTGGGCGGGCTTCGGCGGCGTGCCCGCCCGCTCGCTCGATCGCGATTTCGATATGGTAGGTCAACCTGATCAGAAGGAAGAGACGGGCGGCAGCCTGTTTGAGCGCAAAGTCACCGAACGCATCCGCATCGTGCCGAAGAAGCCCGGCCATTACAGCCTCGGCCCGGTCGAGATGAGCGTGTTCGACCCCGAGGCCGGCCGCTACCTGACGATCACCGCGCCCGCGATCGCGCTCGATGTCGCGCCAGGTGCCGCCGGCAGCACGCCGCCCGCCTACGAGGCCGAGCCCGATCCGACCCCCGTGGGCGAGGCGCTGCCCCCGCCGCTTCCCGGCATCGGCCATGCCTGGGTGCCCCTGTCGACCACCGCATGGCGCACCGCGCTGACGCTCCCCGTCGCCTTGCTGGCACTCTTGTGGCTGGGCCTCGCCATTGCTCGCGCCCGCGCCGCTGATCCCGAGCGTATCGCCCGTCGCGCCCATGCCCGTCTCGTCCGCACCCTGTCCGCACTGGCAGGCGAGACGGACGAGGCCCGCCGCCGCGCGCTGGTGCGCGCCTGGCAGAGGGATGCGGCGGTACGGCTGAAGCTGGGCCTCGCCGCGCCCGCCGCCAGCGCCTTCGACGCAGCCGCATGGGCCGATCTGTGGGACGAGGCCGAAAGCCATCTCTACGGCCGCGCGGTGCCGCTGCCGCAGGACTGGCAGGCGCGCGCGCAGGTGGCGCTGGTGACGCAGGGTACGCCCCCGCGTTTCGATCCGCGCACGATCTTCGCGGCGCGCAATCTCTATCCGGTCGCCGCCCTCTTCGTCGCGCTGATCCTGACCGCGCCAGCCCCTCTGCCCGCCGTCACCTCCGCCACTCCCGCCGCCCGCATCGCCGCCGCCCCGACCGACTGGATCGCCCGCTACGATCTCGCCCTCGATCAGGCGCAGGCGAAGCATTGGGGGCTCGCGGCCGCGCACGCCGGCATCGCCTGGGTCCAGCATCCCCGCTCGCCCGAGGCGGCCCTGCTCTGGACCCGCTCCGCGCGCGAGGCCGGTTTCGGTGGTCGCCCGGTCGGTGGCTTGCCCTTGCCGGAACAAGGCAGGGGGCCGTTCAGCGGCCTGCTGTCTCCCGCCGGCTGGCAGGCGCTGACGCTCTCGCTCCTCGCCCTCGCCACGCTGGGCGCAGCCGTTCTGCTGCTGCGCCGCTTCGGCCACGTTCCGCGCGCCACCCGCCTGCCGGCGCAGATCGCTCTCGGCGTGGGCCTGATCGGCGCGTTCGTCGGCGCGGTGGGTGTCGATGGCTATGGCCCCGCCGCTGCCGCCGATGCCGCGATCGTCTGGCGGCAGGTCCCGCTCCGCGATCTTCCTGTCGATACGCCCGACGACGAGGCGCCGATCGTCCTCGCTCCCGGCACCGCCGGCCATCTTGGCCGCAATTTCCTCGGCTGGGTCGAACTCCGTCTTCCCGATGGCCGCTCCGGCTGGCTCCGCCGCTCCGAACTCCTGCCGCTCTGGCGGGCCCATTGA
- a CDS encoding VWA domain-containing protein: protein MSFAAPWFLLLALLPLALSFLMARREGTGEALPAVLRAVAAGGRLRIGGRGIGRPWRFWCALLLLVVALARPQYGAKPDAADTRPQVMIALDLSRSMTATDALPSRLERARTIATRFVAQSPGADIGLIAFAGQAYPLAAPSADRALLRFFLPSLMPDQMVVPGSNFASLLDVAQHSFGAKAVSRTLVILSDGEAEPTPWRPILPKLRAAGVHVVAVGLGTTAGAHIRSGGRDLIGPSGTAVVSRLDTDAMRAIANGTGGAYLDAAKSRDLSARVQALADADAAAAATAAPKPGEAKQDRFGWVLVPGLLLLLWSALVEWPALPRLLRAPRHWQRPAAYASLAVLAVGLAGPRGQAVKPPPISLELHGTEPDPLLVVKDRTRKVLAEGQATAEDYMALAQAAVRYGEVHRQHAHVLQDGVMRDGLVAIDAGEAIDPRMAGWADARAKLIHLLRPPKPVNNPDKGAPDPANDPVDAKLNMPQPVPGEDQDKKDGKDSGKKADQDSRKVGGTQRSKAEEAEWRVPSLVKPLYALQKLRGSDRPGELFRLMQIQQPGPPRKGGQTW from the coding sequence ATGAGCTTCGCCGCGCCCTGGTTCCTGCTGCTTGCCCTGTTGCCGCTGGCGCTGTCCTTCCTCATGGCCCGGCGCGAAGGGACGGGAGAGGCGCTTCCGGCCGTGCTGCGCGCGGTGGCGGCGGGTGGACGGCTGCGGATCGGCGGGCGCGGCATCGGCCGGCCGTGGCGTTTCTGGTGCGCGCTTCTGTTGCTCGTCGTCGCGCTCGCCCGGCCGCAATATGGCGCGAAGCCCGATGCGGCGGACACGCGCCCGCAGGTGATGATCGCGCTCGATCTGTCGCGCAGCATGACCGCAACCGATGCTCTGCCCTCGCGTCTCGAACGCGCGCGCACGATCGCGACGCGCTTCGTGGCGCAGTCGCCCGGCGCTGATATCGGCCTGATCGCCTTTGCCGGCCAAGCCTATCCACTCGCCGCGCCCAGCGCCGATCGCGCCTTGCTCCGTTTCTTCCTGCCCTCGCTGATGCCGGACCAGATGGTGGTGCCCGGCAGCAATTTCGCCAGCCTGCTCGATGTCGCGCAGCACAGCTTTGGTGCCAAGGCCGTCAGCCGCACGCTCGTCATCCTCTCGGATGGCGAGGCGGAGCCGACGCCGTGGCGGCCGATCCTGCCGAAGCTGCGCGCGGCCGGCGTGCATGTCGTCGCGGTGGGGCTGGGCACGACGGCGGGCGCGCATATCCGCAGTGGTGGCCGCGATCTGATCGGGCCTTCGGGCACCGCCGTCGTTTCCCGACTCGATACCGACGCGATGCGCGCGATCGCGAACGGCACGGGCGGCGCCTATCTGGATGCGGCCAAGTCGCGCGATCTCTCCGCGCGCGTGCAGGCACTGGCCGATGCCGATGCGGCGGCGGCCGCCACCGCCGCGCCGAAACCCGGCGAAGCGAAGCAGGATCGCTTCGGCTGGGTCCTCGTGCCCGGACTCCTGCTCCTGCTGTGGAGCGCGCTGGTCGAATGGCCCGCTCTGCCGCGCCTGCTGCGCGCGCCCCGCCACTGGCAGCGCCCGGCGGCCTATGCCTCGCTCGCCGTGCTTGCGGTGGGGCTCGCGGGCCCGCGCGGTCAGGCGGTGAAGCCGCCGCCCATCTCGCTCGAATTGCACGGCACCGAACCCGATCCTTTGCTGGTGGTGAAGGATCGCACCCGCAAGGTGTTGGCGGAGGGGCAGGCCACCGCTGAGGACTATATGGCGCTGGCGCAGGCGGCGGTGCGCTATGGCGAGGTGCATCGCCAGCATGCCCATGTGCTGCAGGATGGCGTGATGCGCGACGGCCTCGTCGCGATCGATGCGGGCGAAGCGATCGATCCGCGCATGGCCGGCTGGGCCGATGCGCGCGCGAAGCTGATCCACCTGCTGCGCCCGCCCAAGCCGGTGAACAATCCGGACAAGGGCGCGCCCGATCCTGCCAACGATCCGGTCGATGCCAAGCTGAACATGCCCCAGCCCGTCCCCGGTGAGGACCAGGACAAGAAGGACGGCAAGGATAGCGGCAAGAAAGCCGATCAGGATTCCCGCAAGGTCGGCGGCACGCAGCGCAGCAAGGCCGAGGAGGCCGAGTGGCGCGTGCCCTCTTTGGTTAAGCCGCTCTACGCGCTGCAGAAATTGCGCGGCAGCGATCGGCCGGGCGAGCTGTTCCGCCTGATGCAGATCCAGCAGCCGGGCCCGCCGCGCAAGGGCGGCCAGACATGGTGA
- a CDS encoding VWA domain-containing protein yields the protein MSGLRFEEPLALLALLLIPAAILWRMWRGRASLLVVPYAASWSTGGAEKSRWWIVAFYGAMALAVIALAQPQRVDSLKKIEQHGYDLMLAVDLSTSMLSEDYEGPKGRINRLETIRPIIRAFIKRRPNDRIGIVAFARRALTLAPLTTDHGWLDRQVAALKTGVIEDGTAIGDGLGIALTDLEGGRQDETQANGAGSVGAFIVLLTDGSSNSGDLTPPEATALARYRKVPVYAIGTGRNGMVPFPVFDAAGRRTGTSQQPSAIDIDALKTMANETGGRFFMAGDTAALEAAFRAIDAQRKAVFHVRSDVRVRELYGWFVGGSLLLLVAALPGLLGGLTFPRFRPRPA from the coding sequence ATGAGTGGCCTGCGCTTCGAGGAACCGCTGGCGCTGCTCGCTTTGCTGCTGATCCCGGCGGCGATCCTGTGGCGTATGTGGCGGGGGCGGGCCTCCCTGCTGGTGGTGCCTTATGCCGCCAGCTGGTCGACGGGCGGGGCTGAGAAATCGCGCTGGTGGATCGTGGCGTTCTACGGAGCGATGGCGCTGGCCGTGATCGCGCTCGCCCAGCCGCAGCGCGTCGACAGCCTGAAAAAGATCGAGCAGCACGGCTATGATCTGATGCTCGCGGTGGATCTCTCCACGTCGATGCTCTCCGAGGATTATGAGGGGCCGAAGGGCCGCATCAACCGGCTGGAGACGATCCGGCCGATCATCCGCGCCTTCATCAAGCGGCGGCCCAACGACCGGATCGGCATCGTCGCCTTCGCGCGCCGTGCGCTGACGCTGGCGCCGCTCACCACCGATCATGGCTGGCTCGATCGGCAGGTGGCGGCCCTGAAGACCGGCGTGATCGAGGACGGCACCGCGATCGGCGACGGGCTCGGCATCGCGCTCACCGATCTGGAGGGCGGGCGGCAGGACGAGACGCAGGCGAACGGTGCCGGTTCGGTCGGCGCGTTCATCGTTTTGCTCACCGACGGCAGCAGCAACAGCGGCGATCTCACCCCGCCCGAGGCGACCGCGCTCGCGCGGTATCGCAAGGTGCCGGTCTATGCGATCGGCACGGGGCGCAACGGAATGGTGCCCTTCCCGGTGTTCGATGCGGCGGGCCGCCGCACCGGCACCAGCCAGCAGCCCTCCGCGATCGACATCGATGCGCTGAAGACGATGGCGAACGAGACGGGCGGTCGCTTCTTCATGGCAGGCGACACTGCCGCGCTGGAGGCCGCGTTCCGCGCGATCGACGCGCAGCGCAAGGCCGTCTTCCACGTCCGCAGCGACGTGCGTGTGCGCGAACTCTATGGCTGGTTCGTCGGCGGCTCCCTGCTGCTGCTCGTGGCCGCGCTGCCTGGCCTGCTGGGCGGCCTGACATTCCCCCGTTTTCGGCCGCGCCCGGCATGA
- a CDS encoding DUF58 domain-containing protein, producing the protein MRGRRVETALTGDHRSIFRGRGMEFDQVVRFEFGDDIRDVDWNVTARLGEVYRKVFIEDREASIAVIFADHPALQFGSGERTKRDTLLELAGLVMLLGVLNRERVMLIHDRPEGARTYPPARRRDRVMATAGALFASPPPDPLAARASASPFVRHDIPKGSIIVWIGEVPDAPPPPEWGGWTRRHPVIGVRAEDRWERDGPAAGALQAYDPVAGRVVRLRDDAETRERHAAWRAAREARWNSWWPNPADRLTIGPHEDALAALTHFLRARDAWTAR; encoded by the coding sequence ATGCGGGGACGCCGCGTGGAAACCGCGCTGACGGGCGATCATCGCTCGATCTTTCGCGGGCGGGGCATGGAATTCGATCAGGTCGTCCGCTTCGAATTCGGGGACGACATCCGCGATGTCGACTGGAACGTCACGGCCCGTCTGGGCGAGGTCTATCGCAAGGTCTTCATCGAGGATCGCGAGGCGAGCATCGCCGTGATCTTCGCCGATCACCCCGCGCTCCAGTTCGGATCGGGCGAGCGCACCAAGCGCGATACGCTGCTGGAGCTGGCCGGGCTCGTCATGCTGCTGGGCGTGCTCAATCGCGAGCGGGTGATGCTGATCCACGATCGGCCCGAAGGCGCGCGCACCTATCCGCCCGCGCGGCGACGTGATCGGGTGATGGCCACGGCGGGCGCGCTGTTCGCATCCCCGCCGCCCGATCCGCTCGCGGCGCGCGCCTCGGCGTCGCCCTTCGTCCGCCACGACATTCCGAAGGGCTCGATCATCGTCTGGATCGGCGAGGTGCCGGATGCGCCTCCTCCGCCGGAATGGGGCGGCTGGACGCGCCGCCACCCCGTCATCGGCGTGCGTGCCGAGGATCGCTGGGAGCGCGACGGCCCCGCCGCCGGGGCGCTGCAGGCTTATGATCCGGTCGCGGGCCGCGTCGTGCGGTTGCGCGACGATGCCGAGACGCGCGAGCGCCACGCCGCCTGGCGCGCCGCGCGCGAGGCGCGCTGGAACAGCTGGTGGCCCAACCCCGCCGACAGGCTCACGATCGGGCCGCACGAGGATGCGCTGGCGGCCCTCACCCATTTCCTGCGCGCGCGCGATGCGTGGACCGCGCGATGA
- a CDS encoding MoxR family ATPase, producing MNIEVATKPEARAWGAKLSAEIGKAVLGQQAIVERMQIALLVGGHVLLEGMPGLAKTLLVKSLGAALGLDFERIQFTPDMLPSDVVGTMVYSPTDGSFSPHHGPIFANLVLADEINRSPAKVQSALLEAMQEGQVTIGGVTHRLPTPFFVMATQNPVEQEGTYPLPEAQTDRFLFKLLLDYPAHDDELEVLRRWGSATRAPEVLPVSSGREILALRPALDDIHVAPEIEAYILAIVRETRRRAVEVVDGVRMLSFGASPRASLALYQASRGLALLRGQGHVSPALLQEIAPDILRHRIGLSYEAEATGFTADAVVAATLAAVAVPS from the coding sequence ATGAATATCGAGGTTGCGACGAAGCCGGAGGCGCGGGCCTGGGGCGCTAAACTCTCCGCCGAGATCGGCAAGGCCGTGCTGGGCCAGCAGGCGATCGTCGAGCGGATGCAGATCGCGCTTTTGGTCGGCGGCCACGTGCTGTTGGAAGGCATGCCGGGCCTCGCCAAGACGCTGCTCGTGAAGTCGCTGGGCGCAGCCCTCGGCCTCGATTTCGAGCGAATCCAGTTCACGCCGGACATGCTGCCGTCGGACGTGGTCGGCACGATGGTCTATTCGCCCACCGACGGCAGCTTCTCGCCGCATCACGGGCCGATCTTCGCCAATCTGGTGCTGGCGGACGAGATCAACCGCTCGCCCGCCAAGGTGCAGAGCGCTTTGCTGGAGGCGATGCAGGAAGGGCAGGTCACGATCGGCGGTGTCACGCATCGCCTGCCCACCCCCTTCTTCGTGATGGCGACGCAGAATCCGGTGGAGCAGGAGGGCACCTATCCGCTGCCCGAGGCACAGACCGATCGTTTCCTGTTCAAGCTGCTGCTCGATTATCCGGCGCATGACGACGAGTTGGAGGTGCTGCGCCGCTGGGGCTCCGCCACGCGCGCGCCCGAAGTGCTGCCTGTCTCCAGCGGCCGCGAGATCCTCGCGCTGCGCCCTGCGCTCGACGACATTCACGTCGCGCCCGAGATCGAGGCCTATATCCTCGCGATCGTCCGCGAGACGCGCCGCCGCGCGGTTGAGGTGGTGGATGGCGTGCGGATGCTCTCCTTCGGCGCCTCGCCCCGCGCCTCGCTCGCTCTGTATCAGGCCAGTCGCGGCCTCGCCTTGCTGCGCGGACAGGGGCATGTCTCGCCCGCTTTGCTGCAGGAGATCGCGCCCGATATCCTGCGCCACCGCATCGGCCTGTCCTATGAGGCGGAGGCCACAGGCTTCACCGCCGATGCGGTCGTCGCGGCGACCCTCGCCGCAGTGGCGGTGCCTTCCTGA
- a CDS encoding amidohydrolase family protein yields the protein MKIVPMAGIARLGIVAGLLAATASFATAAAAADYDVLIRGGTVVDGTGAARRKADVAVKGERIVLVGAIPASATADKVVDATGEYVVPGFIDAHSHVTMPGILTPELAPAKPVLLQGITTVMINPDGFGPADLKPQIDAIEKQVPGINVVPMIGHNGVREAVMGIADRQPTPAELQKMEGYVDAAMKLGAYGFSDGPFYVPGKYSKTPEIVDLAKVAARYPHAFYISHVRDESSYDIGVLNAIQELITVSREAKLPGIVTHMKMLGPDVWGKSADAIRIIDKARAEGLSIWADQYPYGASGSSLQASLVPGWAQEGGPEAIAKRLQNPETRAKMRPEMVRNLARRGGANAIQIAKYEPDPSLNGKRLDEIARAKGQDPLDTAIDMLIKGNSAPDGMPLGGAFIVSFNMNDADIENIMKQPWTMTSTDGGLSKFGSGTEHPRAYGAFPRKIRKYVLDKPVIPMEQAIHSMTGLPAQVFTIPERGVLKAGYYADIVVFDPAKIRDMATYEKPDAYSVGITTVLVNGHEAVDGGAVTDHRYGRVLLRGRS from the coding sequence ATGAAGATCGTTCCGATGGCCGGCATTGCGCGGCTCGGCATCGTTGCCGGGCTGCTTGCCGCGACTGCCTCGTTCGCGACGGCAGCGGCGGCCGCCGACTATGACGTGCTGATCCGGGGCGGCACCGTCGTCGACGGCACCGGCGCGGCCCGTCGCAAGGCGGACGTGGCGGTGAAGGGCGAGCGGATCGTGCTGGTCGGCGCGATCCCGGCCTCGGCCACGGCGGACAAGGTGGTGGATGCCACCGGCGAGTATGTCGTGCCGGGCTTCATCGACGCGCACAGCCATGTGACGATGCCCGGCATCCTCACGCCCGAGCTGGCGCCCGCCAAGCCGGTGCTGCTGCAGGGCATCACGACGGTGATGATCAACCCGGACGGCTTCGGCCCGGCCGATCTGAAGCCGCAGATCGATGCGATCGAGAAGCAGGTGCCCGGCATCAACGTGGTCCCGATGATCGGCCATAATGGCGTGCGAGAAGCCGTGATGGGCATCGCCGATCGCCAGCCCACCCCGGCCGAACTCCAGAAGATGGAAGGCTATGTCGATGCGGCGATGAAGCTCGGCGCCTACGGCTTTTCGGACGGCCCCTTCTACGTGCCCGGCAAATATTCGAAGACGCCGGAGATCGTCGATCTGGCGAAGGTCGCGGCCAGATATCCGCACGCTTTCTACATCAGCCACGTCCGCGACGAATCCAGCTACGACATCGGCGTCCTGAATGCGATCCAGGAGCTGATCACCGTCTCGCGCGAGGCGAAGCTGCCCGGCATCGTCACGCACATGAAGATGCTGGGGCCGGACGTGTGGGGCAAGTCGGCCGACGCGATCCGGATCATCGACAAGGCCCGCGCCGAGGGCCTGTCGATCTGGGCCGATCAATATCCTTATGGCGCGTCGGGATCGTCGCTTCAGGCGTCGCTCGTGCCCGGCTGGGCGCAGGAAGGCGGCCCCGAGGCGATCGCCAAGCGCCTGCAAAATCCCGAGACGCGCGCGAAGATGCGACCGGAAATGGTCCGCAACCTCGCCCGGCGCGGGGGTGCCAACGCGATCCAGATCGCGAAGTACGAGCCGGATCCCTCGCTCAACGGCAAGCGTCTCGACGAGATTGCCCGCGCGAAGGGGCAGGATCCGCTCGATACGGCGATCGACATGCTCATCAAGGGCAACAGCGCGCCCGATGGCATGCCGCTCGGCGGCGCCTTCATCGTCTCGTTCAACATGAACGATGCCGACATCGAGAACATCATGAAGCAGCCGTGGACGATGACCTCCACGGACGGCGGCCTCTCCAAATTCGGTTCCGGCACCGAGCATCCGCGTGCCTACGGCGCCTTCCCGCGCAAGATTCGCAAATATGTGCTGGATAAGCCGGTGATCCCGATGGAGCAGGCGATCCATTCGATGACGGGCCTGCCCGCGCAGGTCTTCACCATTCCCGAGCGCGGCGTGCTGAAGGCCGGATATTATGCCGACATCGTCGTGTTCGATCCGGCGAAGATCCGCGACATGGCGACCTATGAAAAGCCGGACGCCTATTCGGTCGGCATCACCACCGTCCTCGTCAACGGTCACGAGGCCGTCGACGGCGGCGCCGTGACCGATCACCGTTACGGCCGCGTCCTGTTGCGCGGCCGGAGCTGA